The Glycine soja cultivar W05 chromosome 6, ASM419377v2, whole genome shotgun sequence genome has a window encoding:
- the LOC114415340 gene encoding phosphatidylinositol transfer protein 3-like, which produces MSVDLNKTASNSHDKMAISAEQQAKIIEVRGLIGPLSDKESVYCSDASISRYLRARNWNVKKAAQMLKQSLKWRKEYKPQEIRWEEVAAVAEKGMLYRPNYSDKYGRPVIVMRPCNKKSTPAQDMIKYFVYCMENAIINLPPHEEQLAWLIDFQGVKMSDVSFKTSRETVHILQEYYPKHLGLAMLYKAPRIFQPFFSMLRPFLETELYNKVKFGYSDDHNTKKILEDLFDMDKLESAFGGNDDTGFDMNKYAERMKEDENKILSFWTQAKSVS; this is translated from the exons ATGAGTGTGGATTTGAACAAAACTGCCTCCAACAGTCATGATAAAATGGCAATATCAGCAGAACAGCAGGCAAAG ATCATTGAGGTGAGAGGGTTGATAGGGCCACTATCTGATAAGGAATCTGTGTACTGTTCTGATGCTTCCATCTCAAGGTATTTAAGGGCACGAAATTGGAATGTCAAGAAGGCAGCTCAAATGTTGAAGCAAAGCCTAAAATGGAGAAAAGAATACAAGCCTCAAGAGATCCGCTGG GAAGAGGTTGCTGCTGTAGCAGAGAAAGGGATGTTGTATAGACCAAATTATTCTGACAAGTATGGGAGACCAGTGATTGTAATGAGACCTTGTAACAAG AAATCAACACCAGCACAGGACATGATTAAGTATTTTGTATACTGCATGGAGAATGCCATTATAAATCTGCCACCACACGAGGAACAGTTGGCCTGGCTGATAGATTTCCAGGGTGTCAAGATGTCAGATGTGTCATTCAAGACGTCACGTGAAACTGTCCATATATTACAAGAATATTATCCAAAGCATCTGGGTTTGGCAATGCTGTACAAAGCACCTAGGATCTTCCAACCATTCTTCTCG ATGCTAAGGCCATTTCTAGAGACAGAGCTTTACAATAAAGTAAAGTTTGGGTATTCGGACGACCACAACACAAAGAAGATATTGGAGGATTTGTTTGATATGGATAAACTTGAATCTGCATTTGGTGGGAATGATGATACAGGATTTGACATGAATAAATATGCAGAAAGAATGAAAGAGGATGAAAATAAGATTCTTTCTTTCTGGACACAGGCCAAGTCTGTGTCTTAA
- the LOC114415339 gene encoding probable beta-D-xylosidase 7 — MALSILYLSLSLLTVTVQSSKPEAPFACDFSNPSSRSYPFCNPKLPIPQRTKDLLSRLTLDEKLSQLVNTAPPIPRLGIPAYQWWSEALHGVSGVGPGILFDNNSTISSATSFPQVILTAASFDSRLWYRIGHAIGIEARAIFNAGQANGLTFWAPNINIFRDPRWGRGQETAGEDPLLTSRYAVSFVRGLQGDSFKGAHLLASACCKHFTAYDLDNWKGVDRFVFDARVSLQDLADTYQPPFQSCVQQGRASGIMCAYNRVNGVPNCADYGLLTQTARNQWDFHGYITSDCGAVGFIHDRQRYAKSPEDVVADVLRAGMDLECGSYLTYHAKSAVLQKKLGMSEIDRALQNLFSIRMRLGLFDGNPTRLSFGLIGSNHVCSKEHQYLALEAARNGIVLLKNSPTLLPLPKTIPSISLAVIGPNANSSPLTLLGNYAGPPCKYVTILQGFRHYVKNAFYHPGCDGGPKCSSAQIDQAVEVAKKVDYVVLVMGLDQSEEREERDRVHLDLPGKQLELINGVAEASKKPVILVLLSGGPLDITSAKYNHKIGGILWAGYPGELGGIALAQIIFGDHNPGGRLPTTWYPKDYIKVPMTDMRMRADPSTGYPGRTYRFYKGPKVYEFGYGLSYSKYSYEFVSVTHDKLHFNQSSTHLMVENSETISYKLVSELDEQTCQSMSLSVTVRVQNHGSMVGKHPVLLFIRPKRQKSGSPVKQLVGFESVMLDAGEMAHVEFEVSPCEHLSRANEAGAMIIEEGSHMLLVDDQEHPIDIHV, encoded by the exons ATGGCCCTCAGCATCCTTTACCTGAGTCTGAGTCTCCTCACTGTCACTGTTCAGTCATCTAAACCAGAAGCACCTTTCGCTTGCGACTTCTCCAACCCTTCATCCAGATCCTACCCATTCTGCAACCCCAAGCTCCCCATTCCCCAAAGAACCAAAGACCTTCTCTCCCGTCTCACCTTGGACGAAAAGCTCTCCCAGCTGGTCAACACCGCCCCTCCCATCCCCCGCCTCGGCATCCCCGCCTACCAGTGGTGGAGCGAAGCCCTCCACGGCGTCTCAGGAGTCGGCCCCGGCATCCTCTTCGACAACAACTCCACCATCTCCTCCGCCACCAGCTTCCCTCAGGTCATCCTCACCGCCGCCTCCTTCGACTCCCGCCTCTGGTACCGAATCGGCCACGCCATCGGCATCGAAGCCAGGGCAATCTTCAATGCTGGCCAAGCCAATGGCCTCACGTTCTGGGCTCCTAATATCAACATCTTTAGGGACCCAAGATGGGGCAGAGGCCAAGAGACTGCTGGTGAAGACCCTCTCCTCACTTCTCGCTATGCGGTTTCTTTTGTCAGAGGCCTTCAAGGAGATTCCTTTAAGGGAGCCCATCTTCTAGCCTCTGCGTGCTGCAAGCATTTCACCGCTTATGATTTGGACAATTGGAAGGGCGTCGATCGCTTTGTCTTCGATGCTCgc GTATCTTTGCAAGATTTAGCGGATACATACCAGCCTCCTTTTCAGAGTTGCGTACAGCAAGGACGAGCCAGTGGGATAATGTGTGCTTACAATCGTGTCAACGGAGTTCCCAACTGTGCTGATTACGGTCTGTTAACCCAAACCGCCAGAAATCAATGGGATTTCCATGG GTATATCACTTCGGATTGTGGAGCAGTGGGGTTCATACACGACAGGCAAAGGTATGCAAAATCACCAGAGGATGTTGTAGCCGATGTTCTTCGGGCTG ggATGGATTTGGAATGTGGTTCTTATTTGACATATCACGCTAAATCAGCAGTGTTGCAGAAAAAGTTAGGCATGTCTGAAATAGACCGTGCCCTTCAGAATCTGTTCTCTATTAGAATGAGGCTAGGCCTATTTGATGGAAATCCAACAAGGCTCTCATTCGGCTTGATTGGCTCCAATCATGTATGTTCCAAAGAGCACCAATATCTGGCTCTTGAAGCTGCAAGAAATGGCATAGTCCTCTTAAAAAACTCTCCCACACTTCTCCCACTTCCAAAAACAATCCCCAGCATTTCCTTAGCAGTGATAGGTCCCAATGCCAATTCTTCTCCGCTAACTCTTCTAGGGAACTATGCTGGCCCTCCTTGTAAATACGTTACAATACTGCAAGGCTTTCGGCACTATGTTAAGAACGCGTTTTATCATCCCGGCTGTGATGGTGGACCCAAGTGTTCTTCCGCTCAAATAGACCAGGCAGTGGAAGTTGCAAAGAAAGTGGATTATGTGGTGCTGGTTATGGGATTGGATCAAAGTGAAGAGAGGGAAGAACGCGATCGCGTTCATCTTGACTTGCCGGGCAAGCAACTTGAACTCATTAACGGCGTTGCTGAAGCTTCTAAGAAACCAGTTATTTTGGTCCTCCTTAGTGGAGGGCCTTTAGATATCACTTCAGCCAAGTATAaccacaaaattggaggaattcTCTGGGCTGGTTATCCAGGGGAACTTGGAGGCATTGCACTTGCTCAGATTATCTTTGGTGACCACAATCCAG GAGGGAGACTACCAACTACTTGGTACCCAAAAGATTACATCAAAGTACCAATGACAGACATGAGGATGCGAGCTGATCCTTCAACCGGCTATCCCGGGAGAACTTACCGGTTTTACAAGGGTCCAAAGGTGTATGAGTTTGGCTATGGACTAAGCTACTCAAAGTATTCCTATGAGTTTGTTTCTGTCACACATGACAAGCTTCACTTCAACCAATCATCCACTCATTTGATGGTTGAAAATTCCGAAACCATAAGTTACAAACTAGTTTCGGAGTTGGATGAACAAACCTGCCAAAGCATGTCACTCTCAGTCACAGTGAGAGTTCAAAATCATGGAAGCATGGTGGGGAAGCATCCTGTATTGCTGTTTATTAGGCCTAAAAGACAGAAAAGTGGAAGTCCTGTGAAACAGTTGGTGGGTTTCGAGAGTGTTATGCTTGATGCAGGGGAAATGGCTCATGTTGAATTTGAGGTAAGCCCTTGTGAGCATCTTAGTAGAGCAAATGAGGCTGGTGCAATGATAATAGAAGAAGGGTCTCATATGTTGCTTGTGGATGATCAAGAGCATCCAATAGATATACATGTTTGA
- the LOC114415342 gene encoding protein DOWNSTREAM OF FLC-like: MASRAVLLLAMCVLPAMVVAIRPAKNPFCVKGRVYCDPCRAGFETSATTYIAGAEIMLQCKSRVSNEVVYTKKGYTDSTGAYTMYVDEDHADQICSAKLVSSPHPQCKEVTPGRDEAVVILTRYNGIASDDRFANAMGFMSQEVASGCAEVLRQYEEFDNEN; this comes from the exons ATGGCCTCGAGAGCAGTGCTATTGTTGGCTATGTGTGTGCTTCCGGCCATGGTTGTGGCCATTCGCCCAGCAAAGAACCCTTTTTGCGTGAAGGGTCGCGTCTACTGTGACCCTTGCCGTGCTGGTTTTGAGACCTCAGCAACCACCTACATTGCCG GTGCTGAGATTATGTTGCAATGCAAGAGCAGGGTTAGCAACGAGGTTGTGTACACCAAGAAGGGGTACACTGACTCAACTGGAGCATACACAATGTACGTGGACGAGGATCACGCAGATCAAATATGCAGTGCCAAGCTTGTAAGCAGCCCTCACCCTCAATGCAAGGAAGTCACCCCGGGCCGCGACGAAGCCGTCGTTATTCTCACCCGCTACAACGGCATTGCATCCGATGATAGGTTCGCCAATGCCATGGGCTTCATGTCTCAGGAGGTTGCTTCTGGCTGTGCTGAGGTCCTCAGGCAATACGAGGAGTTCGACAATGAGAATTAA
- the LOC114415341 gene encoding uncharacterized protein LOC114415341, which translates to MAAEVYYQAIGTLQSHSYLNNLNNHQKHQNNLVRLVARDFISSNGLSTRRSNRSGQRNCCVIQSLASQTSVVDPVLSPSRSNIGDTHKKSNEAALILIRHGESLWNEKNLFTGCVDVPLSKKGIDEAIEAGQRISSIPVDVIFTSALIRAQMTAMLAMTQHRRGKVPIFMHNESEQARSWSQVFSEDTKKQSIPVIAAWQLNERMYGELQGLNKQETADRYGKEQVHEWRRSYDIPPPNGESLEMCAERAVAYFRDQIEPQLLSGKNVMISAHGNSLRSIIMYLDKLTSQEVISLELSTGIPMLYIFKEGRFIRRGSPIGPSEAGVYAYTRRLALYKQKLDDMFQ; encoded by the exons ATGGCTGCTGAAGTATATTACCAGGCTATTGGCACTTTGCAGTCCCATTCTTATctgaataatttaaataatcaccaaaaacatcaaaacaatTTAGTAAGATTGGTGGCTAGGGATTTTATCAGCAGTAATGGCTTGTCAACGAGAAGAAGTAACCGCTCTGGCCAGAGGAATTGTTGTGTAATTCAATCCCTAGCTTCGCAAACATCAGTGGTTGATCCAGTGTTGTCCCCTTCAAGAAGCAACATTGGTGACACTCACAAGAAATCAA ATGAAGCTGCTTTAATCCTTATTCGCCATGGTGAGTCGTTATGGAATGAGAAGAACTTATTCACAGGGTGTGTTGATGTCCCTCTCAGCAAGAAGGGTATAGATGAGGCAATTGAAGCTGGACAAAGAATTAGCAGCATTCCTGTTGATGTCATATTTACATCGGCTTTGATTCGTGCACAAATGACAGCCATGCTTGCCATGACCCAGCACCGTCGTGGGAAG GTCCCTATCTTTATGCATAATGAGAGTGAACAAGCAAGGTCATGGAGTCAAGTGTTTAGTGAAGATACAAAGAAACAGTCCATTCCAGTCATAGCAGCTTGGCAACTAAATGAAAGAAT GTATGGGGAGCTGCAGGGTCTCAATAAGCAAGAAACAGCAGACAGATACGGGAAAGAACAAGTCCATGAGTGGCGACGAAGTTATGACATACCTCCTCCAAATGGTGAAAGTTTGGAAATGTGTGCTGAAAGAGCAGTTGCCTATTTCAGAGATCAA ATTGAACCTCAACTTTTATCTGGAAAGAATGTTATGATTTCAGCCCATGGGAATTCATTGAGATCCATTATCATGTACCTTGATAAATTAACTTCCCAAGAG GTCATTAGTTTGGAACTGTCAACTGGAATTCCCAtgctttacattttcaaagaggGAAGATTCATTAGGAGGGGGAGTCCCATAGGACCTTCCGAAGCTGGAGTTTATGCCTATACTAGG CGTTTGGCTCTTTACAAGCAGAAGTTGGATGACATGTTCCAATGA